A region from the Mya arenaria isolate MELC-2E11 chromosome 2, ASM2691426v1 genome encodes:
- the LOC128218689 gene encoding equilibrative nucleobase transporter 1-like: MLLSDSKRSWVKYALAGWAFIECLLFAGILYGWGSLVFIFKSEGIYADLCGYDDHVHSVDKMNKSNINVYRNNGKLNTSNPSVHFIHSTSSTLTETLNNHNGNTTVTVTKGQSCLAQDSRMSLCFTISSSIFCVSCVVMGAVNYKLGTRLTRLIAFPFFIAGSLCFVFLSKDRPWLMFPGLSLIGIGGLPVFVTNTQVSNLFKSGSSSVVGLIVGGYDMSSAVFLVIKLGFHRGFSHQKGFAVLCGMHVMTLVSTFLFLPKGFIEQREDPTTGCQGDEGGRRLSEGLLKKRAQLPRQRSMTVMEYRVRGRRPSLADTQPLSSYLRQPLFLTHSLWLCILQLRFYFFIGNLNTFLTRVLDNDTQQVSYFTNACFYTMMGGLFTSFLAGIVYDSQKAIFKGGQSKLYRRLMPALLPVSLASLLTVVLSVLVLVPSPAVLYVIFIVMTLLRSFLYSVAAAFIQEIFPSQYFALLYGVTMIAAGLFSLFQYALFSWSESYHNGPKHVEVFLLCVGVLSAIHPLYMLVCAIREERSTRQDDQPQLGSAEGTGNREKVETVFTD, from the exons ATGTTGCTAAGTGACAGTAAAAGATCCTGGGTGAAGTATGCCCTGGCTGGCTGGGCTTTCATTGAGTGCCTCCTGTTCGCCGGAATCCTGTATGGCTGGGGATCTCTcgtattcattttcaaatctgAGGGCATCTACGCTGACCTCTGTGGTTACGATGATCATGTTCATTCAGTAGATAAAAtgaacaaatcaaatataaatgtgtacagAAACAATGGAAAGCTTAATACTAGTAACCCAAGTGTTCATTTTATCCATTCAACATCCTCAACTTTAACAGAAACACTTAACAATCATAATGGAAACACAACAGTGACTGTCACCAAAGGCCAGTCATGCCTAGCACAGGATAGCCGGATGTCCCTGTGTTTCACCATATCGTCCTCCATTTTCTGTGTGAGTTGTGTTGTCATGGGAGCTGTCAACTATAAACTTGGGACCAGACTGACAAGGCTTATAGCTTT TCCGTTCTTCATAGCCGGGAGCCTTTGTTTTGTGTTTCTAAGTAAAG ATCGTCCATGGCTGATGTTTCCAGGGCTCTCCTTGATTGGTATTGGAGGCCTTCCTGTTTTTGTCACCAATACACAG GTGTCTAACCTGTTCAAGTCTGGAAGTTCTTCAGTTGTTGGCTTGATAGTTGGAGGGTATGACATGTCATCAGCTGTGTTCCTTGTCATCAAG CTAGGTTTCCACAGAGGGTTCTCACACCAGAAAGGCTTTGCTGTGCTGTGTGGCATGCATGTGATGACACTGGTTAGCACATTCCTGTTTCTCCCTAAAGGCTTCATTGAACAGCGGGAAGACCCGACAACAGGTTGCCAAGGTGATGAGGGTGGACGGCGGTTATCTGAAGGTCTATTGAAAAAGAGGGCACAGTTACCAAGACAAAGAAGCATGACAGTTATGGAATACCGGGTCAGGG GTCGGCGTCCTTCCCTGGCAGACACCCAGCCCTTGAGTAGCTACCTGAGACAGCCCCTTTTCCTCACCCACAGTCTCTGGCTGTGCATCCTTCAACTTCGTTTCTACTTTTTCATAGGAAACCTCAACACCTTCCTTACCCGAGTCCTTGACAATGACACACAACAAG TGAGCTATTTCACGAATGCATGTTTCTACACAATGATGGGTGGGCTTTTCACCTCATTTCTGGCTGGCATTGTGTATGACAGTCAAAAGGCAATATTTAAAG GTGGCCAGTCCAAGCTATATAGGAGACTGATGCCAGCTCTGTTGCCGGTCAGTCTGGCCAGTCTACTGACTGTCGTCCTGTCAGTCCTGGTGTTGGTCCCCAGCCCTGCAGTGTTGTATGTGATATTTATCGTCATGACTCTATTACGATCATTCCTGTATAGTGTGGCAGCTGCTTTTATTCAAGAAAT cttCCCAAGCCAGTATTTTGCCCTGTTGTATGGGGTGACAATGATTGCTGCGGGGCTGTTCAGTCTGTTCCAGTACGCCCTCTTCTCTTGGTCAGAGTCTTATCACAATGGACCCAAGCAT GTGGAAGTATTTCTGCTATGTGTGGGTGTGCTGTCAGCCATCCATCCGCTGTACATGCTGGTGTGTGCCATACGAGAAGAGAGGAGCACCCGACAGGATGATCAACCTCAGCTGGGATCTGCCGAGGGGACCGGCAACCGGGAGAAAGTTGAAACTGTGTTCACAGATTAA